One segment of Rhodopirellula baltica SH 1 DNA contains the following:
- a CDS encoding CPBP family intramembrane glutamic endopeptidase yields the protein MTQTNADDEQTPDDVFRTAVAVEAGLGALALILGYLLGPSARELVPPLNEVASSAVIGGIGLGIVATIPLVLFVAVLRRIKHPAIEELDKLSDHPMIGLMLRLNAWELFAISLCAGVGEELLFRGWLLPWLAGDAASLAPDLEAPSRWWAYGGWLGSLPNSVTEFAWPEEGLLAWWSRVGGWELTAAWLVSSFAFGMFHPITKLYIVVTALMGLYFGALLIVTGNLLIPITAHALYDAVQLWGAGRAAEDMDEDDTDEDEKSDQS from the coding sequence GTGACGCAAACCAACGCGGACGACGAACAAACCCCGGACGATGTCTTTCGGACTGCTGTCGCGGTCGAAGCCGGCTTGGGTGCCCTGGCGTTGATTCTCGGATACCTGCTCGGTCCCAGTGCCCGTGAATTGGTTCCGCCGCTAAACGAAGTCGCTTCGTCCGCGGTCATTGGCGGTATCGGGCTGGGCATTGTTGCGACCATTCCATTGGTGTTGTTCGTTGCCGTGTTGCGGCGAATCAAACACCCGGCAATCGAAGAACTCGACAAGCTCAGCGATCACCCCATGATCGGCTTGATGCTGCGACTGAACGCCTGGGAATTGTTCGCGATCAGTTTGTGCGCCGGCGTCGGCGAGGAACTCTTGTTTCGCGGTTGGTTGTTGCCTTGGTTGGCCGGAGACGCCGCGTCGCTTGCTCCTGATTTGGAAGCCCCATCGCGATGGTGGGCTTATGGCGGATGGCTGGGCAGTTTGCCAAACTCAGTCACCGAATTCGCTTGGCCGGAAGAAGGTTTGCTGGCTTGGTGGTCTCGCGTCGGAGGATGGGAATTAACTGCAGCCTGGCTGGTCTCCTCATTCGCGTTTGGAATGTTCCATCCAATCACCAAACTGTACATCGTCGTCACCGCGTTGATGGGTTTGTACTTTGGTGCCTTGCTGATTGTGACCGGCAATCTGCTGATTCCGATCACTGCTCATGCTCTTTATGACGCGGTTCAGCTTTGGGGTGCTGGGCGAGCGGCGGAAGACATGGATGAAGATGACACGGATGAGGATGAAAAGTCCGACCAAAGCTGA
- a CDS encoding amidohydrolase family protein, with product MHHSSKQTYRARWVMPIDGDPIPNGMMIVQSGRIASISSFQDSKNEGELIDLGDVAILPGLVNTHTHLEFSDLPKPVGHTGMELADWIREVITTRGMVDHQTRQQNVLKGHAEATASGTQLIADIETTPMESIAPNTIAFAEVLGLSQERGDERMSQAERHLANNTSPDSRCDVAAISPHAPYSTPLPLIERCVQVAKQRKTTLAMHVAESPAERELLTNGSGPFAESLRTLGLPIEAFFPWTKANPVSHLIQLLAKSPRALIVHGNDLSETEIEQVKSHPNCSIVYCPRTHHFFQHSNHPVAELLAAGINVAIGTDSRASNPDLDLWGEVQHLLKHRPDLNPTDVLRMATANGADALGRSATHGRLAAGMPANFITVATSADRVDQLWSDFSSSSVSSSSMSSAARPAPQS from the coding sequence TTGCATCATTCATCAAAACAAACTTATCGCGCGCGTTGGGTGATGCCCATCGACGGTGATCCGATTCCCAACGGAATGATGATTGTTCAATCGGGCCGGATCGCTTCGATCAGTTCATTCCAAGATTCGAAGAACGAAGGTGAATTGATCGACTTGGGAGACGTCGCAATTTTGCCGGGTTTGGTCAACACTCATACGCACCTGGAATTCAGCGACCTCCCAAAACCCGTCGGACACACCGGCATGGAATTGGCCGACTGGATTCGCGAAGTCATCACGACTCGAGGGATGGTCGATCACCAAACGCGACAACAAAACGTTCTCAAAGGGCACGCGGAAGCAACTGCGTCAGGCACACAGCTGATCGCGGACATCGAGACCACGCCGATGGAATCGATCGCACCAAATACGATCGCATTCGCGGAAGTCCTCGGACTCAGCCAGGAACGAGGCGACGAACGGATGTCACAGGCTGAACGACATCTTGCCAACAACACTTCGCCTGATTCGCGATGTGACGTCGCCGCGATCAGCCCGCACGCTCCCTACTCGACACCTTTGCCGTTGATCGAGCGCTGCGTGCAAGTTGCAAAGCAACGCAAGACGACACTCGCCATGCACGTTGCGGAATCACCTGCCGAACGTGAACTACTGACAAACGGATCCGGCCCATTTGCCGAATCATTGCGAACTCTAGGATTGCCTATCGAGGCGTTCTTTCCCTGGACAAAAGCGAATCCAGTCTCACACCTGATTCAGCTGCTTGCCAAATCACCTCGTGCGTTGATCGTGCACGGAAATGATTTGAGTGAGACCGAAATCGAGCAAGTCAAATCGCACCCGAACTGCAGCATCGTGTACTGCCCAAGAACGCATCATTTCTTTCAGCATTCCAATCATCCCGTCGCAGAATTGCTAGCCGCAGGAATCAACGTAGCCATCGGGACTGATTCACGCGCCAGCAATCCTGATCTGGATCTTTGGGGCGAGGTCCAGCACTTGCTCAAGCATCGGCCTGACCTGAATCCGACCGACGTGCTTCGCATGGCGACCGCCAACGGTGCCGACGCATTGGGACGCTCAGCAACTCACGGACGGTTGGCCGCCGGGATGCCAGCCAACTTTATCACCGTCGCAACAAGCGCTGATCGAGTCGATCAGCTTTGGTCGGACTTTTCATCCTCATCCGTGTCATCTTCATCCATGTCTTCCGCCGCTCGCCCAGCACCCCAAAGCTGA
- a CDS encoding DNA-3-methyladenine glycosylase, producing MNDAKRNQFREDDEEDRLIDWGSTQSLQSQFFDRRPAVVARQLLGCGFARRIEGVWVGGWIVETEAYLSSRDAASHSARGEKPGNASMFGRPSTLYVYPIHAKHCVNLVTESVGCGSAVLIRALQPVWGIDRMFQHRGLHRSETTDGRALTTGPGRLCQSLAIDRTCDGVDPIRDPNWCVFSGPKLPSSRVTTTPRIGISQAAELPLRFFVDGNRYVSGLVRHHRRPRRDSL from the coding sequence ATGAATGATGCAAAGCGAAATCAGTTCCGTGAGGATGACGAGGAAGATCGGCTGATCGATTGGGGATCGACGCAGTCGTTGCAGTCGCAATTTTTTGACCGTCGTCCCGCTGTCGTCGCTCGCCAGCTTTTGGGTTGCGGTTTCGCTCGACGAATCGAAGGGGTTTGGGTCGGAGGTTGGATTGTGGAAACCGAAGCCTACCTGTCCAGTCGCGATGCTGCGAGTCACAGTGCGCGGGGTGAGAAACCGGGAAACGCTTCGATGTTTGGGCGGCCAAGTACATTGTACGTCTATCCGATTCATGCCAAGCACTGTGTGAATCTGGTGACCGAATCGGTCGGCTGTGGTTCGGCAGTTTTGATCCGGGCTCTTCAGCCGGTTTGGGGCATCGACCGCATGTTTCAGCATCGAGGTCTGCACCGATCGGAAACGACCGACGGAAGAGCATTGACGACGGGCCCCGGCCGTTTGTGCCAATCTCTCGCGATTGATCGGACGTGCGACGGAGTGGATCCGATTCGCGATCCGAACTGGTGTGTTTTCTCTGGTCCCAAGCTTCCGAGCAGTCGTGTCACCACCACGCCTCGAATCGGAATATCGCAGGCCGCTGAATTGCCATTGCGGTTTTTCGTTGACGGGAATCGCTACGTCAGCGGTTTGGTCCGTCACCATCGTCGACCTCGACGGGATTCGCTCTGA
- a CDS encoding ATP-binding cassette domain-containing protein has protein sequence MNRFSSLKQPRREPEAAGAPLHLVWAAIAGLIIPVLVLVFGIIAALVDEGDGLTQSPVRLGTHLSIPVPEFFLAQSKVSQLFGLVGLSLAIAAVFCLAVWLHRRSADARSRRVIKMLHSRTLKQSLRRAEVEGAAAQRERARVIIGRHLPEVGRGLSLWYRSIPRSVLMLIGCVTLALLVNVWLAILAVISGVALWRLYAKLRNPDWLELSRFEIPQIRDRLIGLIGDAPMMARLQAGGLADQAYEAELDALDRRIAGDDARRGRLWPVMMMAGGVAIAVMLLGLGLNTLQGEQGLSLPSALVLGLSLTGAALAAARLSELNRQLRRSSKACESVYLYLQPNSEVSPSEQRVGLGGLRDCVTMEDVSLQDSSGKAILRDLSLSLQPKSLVAFLGTEDVSTRALLELLMGFGRPHRGKVQIDGISLLDVHPQALAKNVMWIGPDGPLWEGTLRENLMAGVDRSVDNRDMVETLEQLGIYERITRLPDGLETIIEPGSNLGATEDSDSLGTDVRYAVGIARAMLHRPPIVLAKEPPAPTEHVNEDPCLNALRELADAGSLVVMLPHRLKTLRSCDRVMLLNGPNLVGEGRHTELLNSSDLYRHLNYLLFNPYRHRSPS, from the coding sequence GTGAATCGCTTTTCCAGTCTGAAACAACCACGTCGCGAACCCGAGGCAGCGGGCGCGCCCCTGCATTTGGTTTGGGCCGCCATCGCGGGTTTGATCATTCCAGTTCTGGTGCTGGTCTTTGGCATCATCGCGGCATTGGTCGATGAAGGCGATGGGCTGACACAGTCGCCTGTTCGCCTGGGAACACACCTGTCGATCCCCGTGCCGGAGTTCTTTCTGGCGCAAAGCAAAGTCTCTCAGCTGTTTGGTTTGGTTGGATTGTCATTGGCAATCGCGGCTGTCTTTTGTTTGGCCGTTTGGTTGCATCGACGATCCGCCGATGCTCGTTCGCGGCGAGTGATCAAGATGTTGCATTCACGAACGCTAAAGCAAAGTTTGCGTCGCGCAGAAGTCGAAGGTGCCGCTGCTCAGCGTGAACGAGCCCGTGTCATCATTGGTCGCCACTTGCCCGAAGTCGGACGTGGTCTCTCACTGTGGTATCGATCCATCCCGCGAAGCGTGCTGATGTTGATCGGGTGTGTGACGCTCGCACTGCTCGTGAACGTTTGGCTGGCGATTCTCGCGGTCATCAGTGGCGTGGCGTTGTGGCGTTTGTACGCCAAGCTTCGCAATCCGGATTGGCTGGAGTTGTCGCGATTCGAGATCCCACAAATTCGTGATCGCTTGATCGGTTTGATTGGCGACGCACCCATGATGGCTCGACTGCAGGCCGGTGGTTTGGCTGACCAAGCCTACGAGGCGGAGTTGGACGCATTGGATCGCCGGATCGCTGGCGATGACGCGCGTCGAGGTCGACTGTGGCCGGTCATGATGATGGCCGGCGGCGTTGCCATCGCTGTGATGTTGTTGGGTCTCGGCCTGAACACGCTGCAAGGCGAACAAGGATTGAGTCTTCCCTCCGCATTGGTGCTTGGTCTTTCGTTGACCGGTGCTGCCTTGGCGGCTGCTCGATTGAGCGAACTGAACCGTCAACTTCGCCGCAGCAGCAAAGCTTGTGAATCGGTGTATCTGTACCTGCAACCCAACAGCGAAGTGTCGCCGAGCGAGCAACGTGTTGGACTGGGTGGTCTTCGCGATTGCGTGACGATGGAAGACGTGTCGCTGCAAGATTCCTCGGGCAAGGCGATCCTGCGTGACCTGAGTTTGTCGCTGCAGCCCAAGTCGCTGGTGGCTTTCTTAGGAACCGAAGATGTTTCGACGCGAGCTCTGCTGGAATTGTTGATGGGGTTTGGTCGCCCGCATCGCGGCAAGGTGCAGATCGACGGGATCTCATTGCTCGACGTTCACCCGCAAGCTCTCGCTAAAAACGTGATGTGGATCGGTCCCGACGGGCCTCTCTGGGAAGGTACTCTGCGAGAGAATTTGATGGCGGGAGTCGACCGCAGTGTCGACAATCGCGACATGGTCGAAACGCTCGAGCAACTCGGGATCTACGAGCGAATCACGCGCTTGCCTGACGGCCTGGAGACGATCATCGAACCGGGGTCCAATTTGGGAGCGACCGAAGATTCGGATTCGCTCGGGACCGATGTTCGTTACGCAGTCGGGATCGCGCGGGCGATGTTGCATCGGCCGCCGATCGTGCTCGCGAAAGAGCCCCCTGCCCCGACCGAGCATGTCAATGAAGACCCTTGTTTGAACGCACTGCGAGAGTTGGCGGATGCGGGATCGTTGGTGGTCATGTTGCCTCACCGGCTGAAGACGTTACGTTCATGTGATCGGGTGATGTTGCTCAATGGTCCCAATTTGGTCGGCGAAGGACGTCACACCGAGTTGCTGAATTCCAGTGATCTGTATCGCCACTTGAACTACTTGTTGTTCAATCCCTACCGACACCGAAGCCCATCCTGA